One genomic window of Arachis hypogaea cultivar Tifrunner chromosome 8, arahy.Tifrunner.gnm2.J5K5, whole genome shotgun sequence includes the following:
- the LOC114924344 gene encoding uncharacterized protein, which yields MCDWANRIEYSLWTQHCDEGHRFGHMTTNISECVNSILKGVRNLPVCSLVKATYGRLAELFVRKEREAEAQQGTRHQFSQHLVKCIEANLKTARCFTVALYDRDNSEFTIAKTTPTSSFSLGSYRVSLASQTCDCGYFQALHFSCPHALACCAYSRLTWEPYVHQVYRLSSVFIVYRMSFTPPIPEDFWPPYDGPTVIPDPNKRRARKGHPRSTRIRTNMDEADPNRPKRCGLCRQPGHTCRSCPQLRGAEHTRGHD from the coding sequence ATGTGTGACTGGGCGAACCGGATTGAGTATTCATTGTGGACACAGCATTGTGATGAGGGGCATAGATTTGgacacatgacgacgaatatttctgagtgtgtgaactcaatcctcAAGGGTGTCAGAAACCTTCCTGTGTGCTCGCTAGTGAAGGCAACATACGGAAGGTTGGCCGAATTATTTGTTCGCAAAGAAAGAGAGGCTGAGGCGCAGCAGGGAACCAGACACCAATTTAGTCAGCACTTGGTGAAGTGTatagaggccaacttgaagacggctAGGTGCTTCACGGTGGCTTTGTATGACAGGGATAACTCCGAGTTTACCATCGCAAAGACAACTCCTACTAGTTCTTTCTCACTGGGTAGCTATAGAGTCTCGCTTGCATCTCAGACATGTGACTGCGGATACTTCCAGGCACTTCATTTCTCGTGTCCCCATGCACTGGCATGCTGTGCCTACTCACGCCTTACATGGGAGCCTTACGTCCACCAGGTGTATCGTCTTAGTTCGGTCTTCATTGTGTATCGGATGAgtttcacacctcccattccggagGATTTCTGGCCACCATATGACGGGCCGACTGTCATTCCAGACCCTAATAAGAGGCGTGCGAGAAAGGGTCATCCGAGGTCCACTCGGATACGGACCAATATGGACGAGGCAGACCCGAACCGGCCAAAGAGATGTGGGCTTTGTCGGCAGCCCGGCCACACATGTCGGAGTTGCCCACAGCTCCGAGGAGCAGAGCACACACGGGGACATGATTAG